The Chrysemys picta bellii isolate R12L10 chromosome 12, ASM1138683v2, whole genome shotgun sequence genome has a segment encoding these proteins:
- the LOC101932418 gene encoding zinc finger protein RFP-like translates to MAAENPVESLQEEATCPICMEYFTEPVILECGHNFCRACISQCWEGSDTAASCPQCRETVQQRNLRPNRQLANVVEIAKRLSLQAAKGAGGDGVCGEHQEALKLFCEEDETPICVVCDRSQAHRAHTVVPIQEAAQEYKERIQAHLKTLREEREKLLGLKATREGKREKYLKQTQTERQKIVSEFQQLRQFLEEQERLLLAQLGKLDEEIVKIQNENVSKLSEQISRLSELISELEGKCQKPANEFLQDIRSTLNRCEKGKFQQPEEISPELEERVSGFSQEMIVLLETLGKFKDTLPSALETKRGGSLGRFRQANVTLDPDTAHPQLVLSEDGKSVRCGNIRQRLPNNPERFDYLPCVLGCEGFTSGRHCWEVEVGVGGGGGWAVGVAREAVGRKRGISRSPEGGIWAVEWDWDQFQALTSPVTPLTLSRAPSRIRVCLDCDRGQVTFIDAGDEAPIFTFPRGSVPGERIRPWLWVGVGGAQLRLCP, encoded by the exons atggctgcagagaacccCGTGGAAAGTCTCCAGGAGGAAGCGACATGTCCCATCTGTATGGAGTATTTCACAGAACCTGTCATTCTGgagtgtgggcacaatttctgccgcgcctgcatcagccagtgctgggagggatccgatacagccgcctcctgccctcagtgcagagaaactgtgcaacagagaaacctcaggcccaacaggcagctggcaaatgtCGTAGAAATCGCGAAGCGGCTGAGTTTACAGgcagcaaagggagcaggaggggacggggtgtgtggggaacaccaggaggctctgaaactgttctgtgaagaggatGAAACCCCCATCTGTGTGGTGTGTGACAGATCCCAGGCTCACCGCGCTCACACGGTGGTTCCCATACAGGAAGCTGCCCAGGAATACAAG GAAAGAATCCAGGCCCATTTGAAgactctgagggaagagagagaaaaactgttGGGATTGAAAGCGACtagagaagggaagagagagaagtatCTG aaacaaacacaaaccgagaggcagaagattgtgtctgaatttcagcaactgcgacagttcctggaggaacaagagcgactcctgctggcccagctggggaagctggatgaggagattgtgaagataCAGAATGAAAATGTCAGTAAACTCTCCGAGCAGATTTCCCGTCTCAGTGAGCTGATCagtgagctggaggggaagtgtcagaagccagcaaatgaattcctgcag gATATTAGAAGCACCTTGAACAG GTGTGAGAAGGGgaagttccagcagccagaggagatTTCTCCTGAACTGGAAGAGCGAGTCAGTGGTTTCTCCCAGGAAATGATTGTGCTATTGGAGACTCTGGGGAAATTCAAAG acACTCTGCCGTCTGCACTAGAGACAAAAAGAGGAGGATCCCTAGGAAGGTTCAGACAGG cgaatgtgactctggatccagacacggctcatccccaactcgtcctgtctgaggatGGGAAAAGTGTGAGATGTGGAAACATACGACAGCGActgcccaacaaccctgagagatttgactatttgccctgtgtgctgggctgtgagggattcacctcggggagacattgctgggaggtggaggtgggggtggggggtgggggaggctgggctgtgggggtggccagagaggctgtggggaggaagagagggatcAGCCGTAGCcctgagggggggatctgggctgtggagtGGGACTGGGATCAGTtccaggctctcacctcccctgtgacccccctgaccctgagccgggcccccagcaggatccgggtttgtctggattgtgaccgggggcaggtgacatttatcgatgctggtgacgaggccccgatcttcactttcccgcgaggctccgtccctggggagagaatccgaccctggctctgggtgggggttgggggagcccagctcagactgtgtccctga